In Terriglobales bacterium, one genomic interval encodes:
- a CDS encoding outer membrane lipoprotein carrier protein LolA, with translation MKCSFCFFAVLAMAVCAFPAQQSGVHNEKPQSVAAQKSGPGAARKSSSGKKHKSRSAAAQKPVACPTISETPEGPELKSLFSQMDAAAGAFHRAEADLTQEDYQKVVADLTIETGKIYFRRTKKGLQVAMDFLSSPDSKYVLLADDKISFYQPKIDQVTEHPLGKNSSETESMFALGFGGSSHDLLKSFDVKVAGSAVMDGVKTSKLELTPKTEGLKKYFSLIELWVDPARDISLRQKFWQPSGDYHLACYSNIKMNKRISGRVFKLKTTRRTKTVTP, from the coding sequence ATGAAATGCTCATTTTGCTTCTTCGCAGTACTGGCCATGGCGGTGTGTGCTTTTCCGGCGCAACAGTCGGGCGTTCACAATGAGAAGCCCCAGTCCGTGGCCGCACAGAAATCCGGCCCTGGCGCTGCTCGCAAATCCAGCTCCGGCAAAAAGCACAAATCCAGATCCGCTGCGGCCCAGAAACCCGTCGCATGCCCAACAATCTCAGAAACTCCCGAGGGGCCAGAGCTGAAATCGCTGTTTTCGCAAATGGATGCTGCAGCAGGCGCTTTTCACCGGGCGGAAGCGGATTTGACGCAAGAGGACTATCAGAAAGTTGTGGCGGACCTCACCATAGAGACAGGCAAAATTTACTTTCGCCGGACGAAAAAGGGCTTGCAAGTGGCGATGGATTTTCTGAGCAGTCCGGACTCGAAATATGTGCTGCTCGCCGACGATAAGATCAGTTTCTATCAGCCGAAAATTGACCAGGTCACCGAACATCCGTTGGGTAAAAACAGCTCTGAGACGGAGAGCATGTTTGCCCTGGGCTTCGGCGGAAGCAGCCATGATCTGCTGAAGTCGTTTGACGTCAAGGTCGCGGGCTCTGCCGTGATGGATGGCGTCAAAACCAGCAAACTGGAACTCACGCCCAAAACCGAGGGCCTCAAAAAATATTTTTCCCTCATCGAGTTGTGGGTTGATCCAGCACGTGACATCTCGCTTCGGCAGAAGTTCTGGCAGCCCAGCGGCGACTACCACCTGGCTTGTTACAGCAATATCAAAATGAATAAGAGGATTTCTGGCCGTGTTTTTAAACTGAAGACCACGAGACGAACCAAAACCGTCACGCCATAA
- a CDS encoding outer membrane lipoprotein-sorting protein — protein MKCTVCFFAVLAVAAYAPAQQSNHHSEKPQASATQKSNSGASSPEAKEPGLASVLSQMDAASTRFHSAEADLTSIQYQKVVNDTDTQKGRVYFRRTSKELQMAIDITDPDLKYVLLTDSKVRLYQPKIDQVTEYSLGKNRSDIEGMFALGFGGRGDDLLKSFDVELAGSETIDGVKTSKLQLTPKTDRVKNMFSRIELWIDPTRGISLRQQFWEPSGDYRLANYSNIKMNHGIPDSIFRLKTTNRTKTVTP, from the coding sequence ATGAAATGCACAGTTTGTTTTTTTGCTGTGCTGGCTGTGGCAGCGTATGCCCCGGCGCAGCAATCCAACCATCACTCTGAGAAGCCCCAGGCGAGCGCCACGCAAAAATCCAACTCCGGCGCTTCATCGCCGGAAGCCAAGGAGCCAGGACTGGCATCCGTACTTTCGCAGATGGATGCCGCCTCAACCAGGTTTCATTCGGCTGAAGCTGATTTAACCTCAATTCAATATCAGAAAGTTGTGAATGACACGGACACTCAGAAGGGCAGGGTTTACTTCCGCCGCACCAGTAAAGAGCTGCAAATGGCGATTGATATTACCGACCCTGATTTGAAATACGTTCTGCTTACCGACAGCAAGGTGCGCCTCTATCAGCCCAAAATTGATCAGGTTACCGAATATAGCCTGGGCAAAAACCGCTCTGACATTGAGGGGATGTTTGCTCTGGGCTTCGGCGGGCGGGGGGACGATCTGCTGAAATCTTTTGATGTGGAGCTTGCGGGCAGCGAGACGATTGACGGAGTAAAGACCAGCAAGTTGCAACTCACTCCCAAGACCGACCGTGTGAAAAACATGTTTTCCCGCATTGAATTGTGGATTGATCCTACGCGTGGCATCTCGCTCCGGCAGCAGTTCTGGGAGCCCAGCGGCGACTACCGCCTGGCCAACTACAGCAATATCAAGATGAATCATGGGATTCCTGATAGTATTTTTAGGCTGAAGACCACCAACCGGACCAAAACAGTCACGCCGTAA
- a CDS encoding histidine kinase, with amino-acid sequence MALTSTKRRWVFSLLWVNLAVALVVLIQVVSNQISGVRELLHIVAYALVYANLTGILGMWAMGGLAERMALRQSRLVPAVAVGIIVFSALGCLMAQTLLMGLGFVVPQHFWLEYFHTLRVAMPLAVVFGLGAVVHGSLRERVQVMEEKLHEKEVAEERTQKLALEARLRSLESRIHPHFLFNTLNSISSLITVNPDRAEQIVGRLAALLRASLDTSHQPLIPLREELAIVESYVDIERTRFGDKLRGSVNVPSELQDAKVPPMSVQSLVENAVKHGITPQSGGGEFLVTASAENGSLRIEVRDNGPGFDLAAIRASHGLDSLVERLDTLFGAKARLNVFRRDGDCVVEMVLPRL; translated from the coding sequence ATGGCCCTGACTTCAACCAAGCGCAGATGGGTGTTTTCTTTGCTGTGGGTCAATCTTGCGGTTGCACTGGTGGTCCTGATCCAGGTTGTGAGCAATCAGATTTCCGGCGTCAGGGAACTGCTGCATATAGTGGCCTACGCGCTGGTCTATGCAAACCTGACGGGAATTCTTGGCATGTGGGCAATGGGCGGACTCGCCGAGAGAATGGCGCTCCGCCAATCCCGCCTGGTTCCTGCCGTGGCCGTGGGCATTATCGTATTTAGCGCTTTGGGCTGTTTGATGGCACAGACACTGTTGATGGGGTTAGGCTTCGTGGTTCCACAACACTTCTGGCTGGAATACTTTCACACATTACGTGTCGCCATGCCCCTGGCGGTGGTGTTCGGCCTGGGGGCTGTAGTCCATGGATCATTGCGGGAGCGCGTGCAGGTTATGGAGGAGAAGCTTCACGAAAAAGAAGTAGCAGAAGAGCGAACACAGAAGCTGGCCCTGGAAGCACGGCTGCGGTCGCTGGAATCCCGCATTCATCCGCACTTTTTGTTCAACACCCTGAACTCCATCAGCTCACTCATCACAGTGAATCCTGACCGTGCGGAGCAGATCGTGGGCCGGTTGGCAGCATTGCTGCGGGCTTCCCTGGACACCAGCCATCAACCGCTGATTCCATTACGGGAAGAGTTGGCGATAGTGGAAAGCTATGTTGACATTGAGAGAACACGCTTCGGAGACAAACTGCGTGGCTCGGTGAACGTGCCCTCAGAGCTGCAAGACGCCAAGGTGCCGCCCATGTCGGTGCAGTCGCTGGTCGAGAATGCCGTAAAGCACGGGATCACTCCGCAAAGCGGCGGCGGAGAATTTCTGGTCACAGCATCGGCGGAGAATGGCAGCCTGCGAATCGAGGTCCGTGATAACGGACCAGGCTTCGACCTGGCAGCCATTCGCGCCAGCCATGGACTCGACAGCCTGGTGGAGCGTCTGGATACGTTGTTTGGCGCAAAGGCGCGTCTGAATGTTTTCCGGCGAGACGGCGATTGTGTAGTTGAGATGGTTTTGCCCCGTCTATGA
- a CDS encoding response regulator, with product MAKILCVDDEPHVVTLKCAILEAAGHTVTAATSAQDAINKLQHNAFDAVVTDWRLGDANGRSVVQAAKDHSSMPVVVVSGYVAEAFQAAEPLADLYLEKPVNPDELVTIVNELLKTADRT from the coding sequence ATGGCCAAGATTTTATGTGTGGACGATGAGCCTCACGTAGTGACCCTTAAGTGCGCCATTCTAGAGGCCGCAGGACACACCGTGACCGCAGCTACCTCCGCCCAGGACGCGATCAATAAACTCCAGCACAATGCCTTTGACGCCGTTGTTACCGACTGGCGTTTAGGGGATGCCAATGGCCGGAGCGTCGTCCAGGCCGCTAAAGACCACTCTTCCATGCCAGTCGTAGTGGTTTCTGGATATGTGGCAGAAGCCTTTCAAGCCGCCGAGCCTCTGGCCGACCTTTACCTTGAAAAACCTGTCAATCCGGATGAACTGGTCACCATTGTGAATGAACTCTTAAAGACCGCTGACCGCACCTGA
- a CDS encoding ATP-binding protein has protein sequence MSNGRQKIGLLQSELKVLLESMPEAVFIFSADGVVAETNSAAQKLFGNGLRGMGLTALMQDIAVERGGRPLLVSDSAVSRALRGESIQHEQRVYIRAGAEPLDALITAEPMRSLDGEITGVLVIIRDVTELYDLQRRLEDTERYLAIGQMAADIAHDISNVLSAISQAAVVMERQQNAGDGERRFFLATIQNAARRGAEIIQRMGEYIRGGKGERLPVDVTEILREALDLTRPLLDARVNIELQTGMLLALTVLANAADLRRSFCNIILNAIEAMPQGGVLKISCRREKDCAVIAIEDTGVGITPEARTRIFSPYFTTKAKGTGLGLSGARRIVQTHGGDIRFESEPNRGTKFFVQLPLINNKGEVAA, from the coding sequence ATGTCTAATGGCCGCCAGAAGATAGGTCTATTGCAGTCTGAGCTGAAAGTGTTACTCGAGAGCATGCCTGAGGCCGTATTCATTTTTAGCGCGGATGGCGTCGTCGCCGAGACCAACTCGGCCGCCCAGAAGCTGTTTGGAAATGGTCTTAGGGGCATGGGGCTGACTGCGCTGATGCAGGACATAGCCGTGGAGCGCGGGGGACGTCCCCTTCTAGTTTCCGACTCTGCCGTCAGCCGTGCTCTTAGGGGTGAGAGCATACAGCACGAGCAGCGGGTCTACATCCGCGCAGGCGCGGAGCCACTCGACGCCTTGATTACCGCCGAGCCCATGCGCTCTCTGGATGGCGAAATCACGGGCGTTTTAGTGATCATTCGCGATGTTACCGAACTATATGACTTACAGCGCCGCCTGGAGGATACTGAACGCTATCTCGCTATCGGCCAGATGGCCGCCGATATTGCCCATGACATCAGCAATGTATTGAGCGCCATCTCCCAGGCAGCGGTGGTGATGGAGCGACAGCAAAACGCCGGCGACGGCGAGCGCCGCTTCTTTCTTGCCACGATTCAAAATGCCGCGCGCCGTGGCGCGGAAATCATCCAGCGGATGGGCGAATACATTCGCGGCGGTAAAGGTGAGCGCCTGCCAGTGGATGTCACCGAGATCCTACGGGAAGCCCTGGACCTGACCCGGCCCCTGCTGGACGCCCGGGTCAATATTGAGTTGCAGACCGGCATGCTGCTGGCCCTCACCGTGCTGGCCAACGCCGCCGATCTGCGCCGCTCGTTTTGCAATATTATTCTCAATGCCATCGAGGCCATGCCCCAGGGTGGCGTGTTGAAGATTTCGTGCCGGAGAGAAAAAGATTGTGCAGTGATTGCAATTGAAGATACCGGCGTGGGTATTACGCCGGAAGCCCGCACCCGGATTTTTTCTCCTTATTTCACAACCAAAGCCAAAGGCACTGGACTCGGGCTCAGCGGCGCGCGCCGCATTGTGCAGACCCACGGCGGCGATATTCGTTTTGAAAGCGAACCTAATCGGGGAACAAAATTCTTTGTCCAGCTTCCGCTTATCAACAATAAGGGGGAAGTGGCGGCTTGA
- a CDS encoding response regulator transcription factor — protein sequence MLKLILADNQAIFRAGAAKVLAVEDEIRVVAQTQNYEQTLMALEKFRASILIFASVLHPALRDVIAATGRHNTKLVVVAENSENLSRYVTRGVHGVVFRNVTGTALVECIRKIAKGQTWVQSETPIAISSDNGTDDKVGARVRDRLTPKELKIVSLIVQGYKNKEIASQLGTTEQVIKNYLRNVYDKIGVSDRLELALFTIHHRMLAEAAAASTAATTQP from the coding sequence ATGTTGAAACTGATTCTTGCCGATAATCAGGCGATCTTTCGTGCCGGAGCGGCCAAGGTGCTGGCGGTGGAAGACGAAATCCGCGTGGTGGCGCAGACGCAGAATTATGAGCAGACGCTGATGGCCCTGGAAAAGTTTCGCGCCTCCATCCTGATCTTTGCCAGCGTGCTGCACCCCGCCCTGCGCGACGTGATTGCCGCCACCGGCCGGCACAATACCAAGCTGGTTGTTGTGGCCGAGAACAGCGAGAACCTGTCACGCTATGTTACTCGCGGTGTGCACGGGGTCGTGTTCCGCAATGTGACGGGAACGGCGCTGGTGGAATGCATCCGCAAGATCGCCAAGGGACAGACCTGGGTGCAGAGTGAAACCCCCATTGCCATAAGCTCCGATAATGGCACCGACGACAAAGTCGGCGCCCGTGTACGAGACCGCCTCACTCCCAAGGAGCTGAAGATCGTCTCCCTGATCGTGCAGGGATATAAAAACAAAGAAATCGCCAGCCAGCTCGGCACCACGGAGCAGGTCATCAAGAATTATCTGCGCAACGTGTACGACAAGATCGGCGTCTCTGACCGCCTGGAGCTCGCTTTATTTACCATCCATCACCGTATGCTCGCAGAAGCAGCAGCCGCCTCAACTGCGGCAACCACACAACCCTAA
- a CDS encoding glycosyltransferase family 39 protein: MRELLHHHFKFFLFCTLAAIGLRLIFIFKFPVLQGDTFVYGDIAKNWLLHGVYGLTNDGVAQATYIRLPGYPTFLAILFKIFGMEHYNSAMFTQVVVDLGTCFVVSALALEITRAQDFAAQDASRAERPALIAFLLTALCPFLANFVATPLTETWAIFFTALALYLAVKGLGSLFHGSPGYWKWWLGCGFALGAGLLFRPDTGIVLAMTGAVLLPLLFKFPKRTLVSGLLTLMAVMVLLTPWTVRNWRTMGHFEPLAPRYANDPGEFVSTGFYHWLKTWVVDYISVYNVEWHVDGEKIAMEDLPPRACDSQQECAQTQALVDSYNDGLTLSPEVDAQFNELAQQRIRQHPFRYYVWLPALRITDMWLRPRVDMLPLDIDWWRIDDNGWDSWIAIGLGALNLILILLALIGMLRVWPRHWISAPALIFVLLVGFVVVRSLFLGTLENPEPRYTLECFPVVLAFAGVAFVRKKVGPSS; this comes from the coding sequence GTGCGCGAACTGCTGCACCATCACTTTAAATTCTTTCTCTTCTGCACCTTGGCAGCCATTGGGCTGCGCCTGATATTTATCTTCAAATTCCCGGTGCTCCAGGGAGATACCTTCGTTTACGGCGATATCGCCAAAAACTGGCTGCTGCACGGCGTCTATGGACTAACCAATGACGGCGTAGCGCAAGCCACGTACATCCGGCTGCCAGGATACCCAACCTTTCTGGCCATTCTCTTCAAGATATTCGGCATGGAGCACTATAACTCCGCCATGTTCACACAGGTAGTGGTTGATCTGGGAACATGTTTCGTAGTCAGCGCCCTGGCGCTTGAGATAACCCGCGCACAGGATTTTGCGGCGCAGGATGCTTCGCGGGCAGAGCGTCCAGCGTTGATCGCATTCTTGTTGACGGCGTTGTGTCCGTTTCTCGCCAATTTTGTTGCTACACCGCTCACGGAAACCTGGGCCATTTTTTTTACAGCATTGGCTCTTTATCTCGCGGTCAAAGGGTTGGGGTCTTTGTTCCATGGCTCCCCCGGCTACTGGAAGTGGTGGCTGGGTTGTGGATTTGCCCTGGGAGCCGGCCTCCTTTTTCGTCCTGATACCGGCATTGTGCTCGCCATGACCGGCGCAGTCCTGCTCCCGCTTCTGTTCAAATTTCCAAAGCGAACACTTGTTTCCGGCCTGCTCACGCTCATGGCGGTCATGGTATTGCTTACGCCCTGGACTGTACGCAACTGGCGAACAATGGGCCATTTTGAACCGTTGGCGCCACGCTATGCCAACGATCCCGGCGAATTTGTCAGTACGGGGTTCTATCATTGGCTGAAAACCTGGGTGGTGGATTACATCTCGGTATACAACGTCGAATGGCACGTGGATGGAGAGAAGATTGCCATGGAGGACCTGCCTCCCCGCGCCTGCGACTCGCAGCAGGAGTGCGCTCAAACTCAGGCCTTGGTGGATTCCTACAATGATGGCCTGACCCTGTCGCCCGAAGTTGACGCCCAATTCAACGAGCTGGCGCAGCAGCGCATCCGGCAGCACCCGTTCCGATATTACGTATGGCTTCCGGCCTTGCGCATCACCGACATGTGGCTGAGGCCTCGCGTTGATATGCTGCCACTGGATATTGACTGGTGGCGGATTGACGACAATGGCTGGGATTCATGGATTGCCATCGGGCTGGGAGCACTGAACCTGATCTTGATTCTGCTGGCCCTGATTGGCATGCTTCGAGTCTGGCCGCGGCATTGGATAAGTGCGCCCGCGCTGATTTTTGTCCTTCTGGTCGGATTTGTTGTGGTGCGTTCGCTGTTTCTGGGGACGCTGGAAAACCCCGAACCTCGCTACACGCTGGAATGCTTTCCCGTGGTGCTGGCATTTGCAGGTGTGGCTTTCGTGCGGAAAAAAGTTGGGCCCTCTTCATAA
- a CDS encoding polysaccharide deacetylase family protein yields MAKPVFLDPQRKRWKRLRLITDPLGVVLTVVIVFFAYSLFRDEHLTNLLLPEMRRPLKALKEPGRKVRRHATTSRRNRPPSSQVAPNSDSDEGVRAAFYVPWDEASYASLKEYSAQIDLLFPEWLHVVTPDGRLQAVTESNTMFDLIQGNVVHAVDPPHKIMQFLREEKAQTEVFPLVNNYDSVSNQWLTSIGTVLNDPAARQRFRYELMQFLATDQYHGVSIDFEEIPLNAQPGYDALVRELALELHGRGMKLYLNVPPHDTDFDYHFLAAQADGLVLMDYDQHAPGMANGPVAAQDWYVNNLRLALKEVPPEKAIAGIANYGYDWTVRKGARAPALADISKVSVQEAWLHAQESEDTIEFDSDSLNPHYAYMDESNLRHEVWFLDAVTALNQMRAARTLGINTFALWRLGSEDGSLWAVWDRPREADAPQKLRSIPPGQDVDMEGKGEILQIERAPDWGWRDVTLDTDSQLINNEAVITYPMPFQVNEYGASKNQVALTFDDGPDPNYTPKILDVLKQENAKATFFVIGAQAEKFPELTHRIYDEGHEIGNHTFTHPDISNISSFLMRLELNSTERLFEAKLGVKPLFFRPPYSIDAEPDTAEQVEPLRLTQEMGYITVGAKVDPNDWRTTPRRTPEDLAADVIQQITQPRLSCTQVPCANIVLLHDGGGNREATVRALPIMIRELRAHGFEIVPVAQLIGKTRAEVMPPLTTNERWTARVDNLAFTLYGFFYQAIVIIFFLGNILMTSRLLIVGGLAVFDRFRKPKTGTQAPSDPSSLPPVVVLIPAYNEERVIVNTVCSVLASEYPAGKLRVIVIDDGSTDATVLVTQQTFAGEIAEGRMQVLTKPNAGKAEALNFGLAQVRDDEPIFIGIDADTTIARNAIARLVPHFQDPKVAAVAGNTKVGNRVNVWTRWQALEYITSQNFERRALDALGAVSVVPGAIGAWRTSAVRAAGAYQLGTVAEDADLTMSLLERGFRVQYEDRALAFTEAPINANGLMRQRFRWSFGILQSLWKHRGAFRHKGALGWFALPNIAIFQILLPMVSPLIDLMFVFGGLSYFIDRHFHPYTANPASFEKLLLFFVVFLVTDFITSVIAFSLERHDPGNGEDIWLLSQVWLQRFAYRQLFSLVLFKTLKRAIDGRPFSWDKLERTAAIPIAQKDMGSDHASRETHAIMK; encoded by the coding sequence ATGGCAAAACCTGTATTTCTAGACCCGCAGCGCAAACGCTGGAAGCGGCTGCGGCTCATCACAGATCCGCTCGGTGTTGTTCTCACGGTAGTGATCGTGTTTTTTGCCTATTCGCTTTTTCGTGATGAGCATTTGACCAACCTGTTGCTTCCGGAAATGCGGAGGCCTCTGAAGGCGCTCAAAGAACCAGGCCGCAAAGTGCGCCGTCATGCCACCACCAGCCGCAGAAACCGGCCGCCAAGTTCGCAGGTCGCACCCAACTCCGATTCTGATGAAGGTGTCCGTGCCGCTTTTTATGTGCCCTGGGATGAAGCCAGTTACGCTTCGCTGAAAGAGTATTCAGCGCAAATAGATCTTTTGTTTCCCGAATGGCTCCACGTGGTCACACCCGATGGACGCTTGCAAGCCGTGACCGAAAGCAACACGATGTTCGATCTGATCCAGGGCAACGTGGTGCATGCCGTGGATCCTCCGCACAAGATCATGCAGTTCTTGCGCGAAGAAAAGGCCCAGACAGAAGTATTTCCGCTGGTCAATAACTACGACTCTGTTTCCAACCAGTGGCTTACCAGTATCGGCACAGTTTTGAATGATCCTGCAGCACGCCAGCGTTTTCGCTACGAGTTAATGCAATTTCTGGCCACCGATCAATATCATGGGGTCTCGATAGACTTTGAAGAAATTCCGCTCAATGCTCAGCCCGGGTACGACGCCCTGGTCCGCGAACTTGCCCTGGAGCTGCATGGCCGCGGAATGAAGCTTTATCTCAACGTGCCGCCGCACGATACCGATTTTGATTATCATTTTCTGGCTGCTCAGGCGGATGGGTTGGTTCTGATGGATTACGACCAGCACGCTCCCGGCATGGCGAATGGACCGGTTGCCGCGCAGGATTGGTATGTCAATAATCTGCGGCTGGCTTTGAAGGAAGTTCCGCCCGAGAAAGCTATTGCTGGAATCGCAAATTATGGCTACGACTGGACCGTGCGCAAAGGCGCGCGCGCACCGGCATTGGCTGATATCAGCAAGGTCTCAGTGCAAGAAGCCTGGCTGCATGCTCAGGAATCGGAAGATACAATCGAATTCGATTCCGATTCGCTCAATCCCCACTACGCGTACATGGATGAATCCAATCTTCGCCATGAAGTATGGTTTCTCGATGCGGTTACGGCCCTCAACCAAATGCGTGCTGCACGTACGCTGGGCATTAATACCTTTGCTCTGTGGCGGCTAGGTTCCGAAGACGGGTCTCTATGGGCGGTGTGGGACCGCCCCCGCGAAGCCGATGCTCCTCAAAAATTGCGCAGCATTCCACCCGGACAAGATGTTGACATGGAGGGCAAAGGGGAGATCCTGCAGATCGAACGCGCCCCAGACTGGGGTTGGCGTGACGTCACCCTCGATACGGATTCGCAGTTGATCAACAACGAGGCAGTTATCACGTATCCCATGCCCTTCCAGGTGAATGAATATGGCGCGTCGAAAAACCAGGTCGCACTTACCTTCGATGATGGGCCAGACCCGAACTATACGCCCAAGATTCTTGACGTCCTGAAGCAGGAGAATGCCAAAGCGACATTTTTCGTTATCGGAGCGCAGGCGGAAAAGTTTCCCGAGCTGACCCATCGGATTTATGACGAAGGGCACGAAATCGGGAACCACACATTTACCCATCCCGATATCAGCAACATCTCCAGTTTCCTGATGCGTCTGGAACTCAATTCCACCGAGCGTCTTTTTGAAGCCAAGCTGGGCGTGAAGCCCCTGTTCTTTCGTCCGCCATATTCCATTGATGCTGAGCCCGATACCGCCGAGCAGGTGGAGCCGCTTCGCCTGACCCAGGAGATGGGCTATATCACTGTGGGAGCGAAGGTTGATCCCAATGACTGGCGCACCACGCCCCGCCGCACTCCTGAAGACCTTGCCGCAGATGTGATCCAGCAGATCACCCAACCACGTCTCTCCTGCACCCAGGTTCCATGCGCCAATATTGTGTTGCTGCATGATGGCGGAGGCAATCGTGAAGCCACGGTGCGCGCTCTTCCCATAATGATCCGCGAACTGCGTGCCCACGGCTTTGAAATTGTTCCTGTCGCGCAACTGATCGGTAAGACGCGGGCAGAAGTCATGCCCCCTTTGACCACGAATGAACGCTGGACTGCCAGGGTTGATAATCTTGCATTTACTCTCTACGGGTTCTTCTATCAGGCGATTGTCATCATCTTCTTTTTGGGCAATATCCTGATGACCTCGCGCCTGCTGATTGTGGGTGGCCTGGCCGTCTTTGACCGCTTTCGAAAACCTAAAACGGGAACGCAGGCACCTTCTGATCCTTCCTCTTTGCCCCCGGTGGTGGTGCTGATCCCGGCCTATAACGAGGAGCGCGTGATCGTGAATACGGTGTGCTCCGTGCTGGCTTCCGAATACCCAGCCGGCAAATTACGTGTCATCGTGATTGACGATGGTTCGACCGATGCGACTGTTCTGGTTACCCAACAGACCTTCGCCGGTGAAATTGCCGAGGGACGGATGCAGGTGCTCACCAAGCCCAACGCCGGAAAAGCTGAAGCCCTGAACTTTGGCCTGGCACAGGTGCGCGACGATGAGCCAATTTTCATTGGCATTGACGCCGATACCACGATTGCGCGCAATGCCATCGCGCGCCTGGTGCCGCATTTCCAGGATCCAAAGGTGGCCGCCGTGGCCGGCAACACAAAAGTCGGCAATCGCGTGAATGTGTGGACCCGCTGGCAGGCACTCGAGTACATTACCAGCCAGAATTTTGAACGGCGCGCACTAGATGCTTTAGGCGCTGTCTCCGTTGTTCCAGGGGCGATTGGTGCCTGGCGCACCTCCGCCGTGCGGGCCGCAGGAGCATATCAGCTCGGCACGGTTGCCGAAGATGCCGATCTGACCATGTCTCTCCTGGAGCGGGGGTTCCGCGTCCAGTACGAAGACCGCGCCCTTGCCTTTACCGAAGCGCCCATCAACGCCAATGGGCTTATGCGGCAACGCTTCCGCTGGTCTTTCGGAATTCTGCAGTCGCTATGGAAGCATCGCGGCGCATTCCGCCACAAGGGTGCGCTGGGCTGGTTTGCCTTGCCCAATATCGCCATTTTCCAGATCCTTCTGCCCATGGTTTCGCCCTTGATTGATCTCATGTTTGTCTTTGGTGGACTGTCGTATTTCATAGACCGGCACTTTCATCCCTATACGGCCAATCCTGCCAGCTTTGAGAAGCTGCTGCTCTTCTTTGTCGTGTTTCTCGTGACGGATTTTATTACTTCGGTGATCGCCTTCTCGCTGGAGCGCCACGACCCGGGCAATGGAGAAGATATTTGGCTTCTCAGCCAAGTTTGGCTGCAGCGTTTTGCCTACCGGCAATTGTTCTCGCTGGTGTTGTTTAAGACCCTGAAGCGAGCCATTGATGGCCGTCCGTTCTCCTGGGATAAACTCGAGCGCACCGCCGCCATTCCCATCGCGCAGAAGGATATGGGTTCCGACCATGCTTCCCGTGAAACCCATGCCATCATGAAGTGA
- a CDS encoding LytTR family DNA-binding domain-containing protein has translation MKLRAYLVDDEPLALERLRRLLERTERVEVTGSTTEPEEAVAALTANPPDVCFLDIQMPRLNGFEVLARLPSQPIVIFTTAYDQYALQAFRVNSVDYLLKPVGPESLDRALKKVERLRGSSQPQQPDLQALLKNLVDSLHETKPEYPDRIASRLGDRLWFIDLALVTHFYAEDKLTYAVSEGKAYCVDYAITELERKLDSKKFFRIHRSTVVNIDWIKEVAPLPGGALSVRLKDVKDTILTVARDRSREFKAWAGC, from the coding sequence ATGAAACTGCGTGCATACCTGGTGGATGATGAACCGCTGGCGCTGGAGCGCCTGCGCAGATTGCTGGAGCGCACGGAACGCGTGGAGGTGACCGGCAGCACAACCGAACCCGAGGAAGCAGTTGCAGCGTTGACAGCGAATCCACCCGACGTGTGCTTTTTAGACATTCAAATGCCACGACTGAATGGTTTTGAGGTTTTGGCGCGGTTACCCAGCCAACCAATCGTGATTTTCACCACTGCCTACGATCAGTACGCGCTGCAAGCCTTTCGGGTAAACTCCGTTGACTATCTGCTGAAGCCGGTAGGGCCGGAGTCTCTGGACAGGGCCCTCAAAAAAGTCGAGCGATTGCGCGGCTCGAGCCAGCCTCAGCAGCCAGATTTACAGGCGCTCCTCAAAAACCTTGTGGATTCCTTGCACGAGACCAAACCAGAGTATCCGGACCGCATTGCTTCGCGGCTGGGGGACCGCCTCTGGTTCATTGATCTTGCGCTGGTGACGCACTTCTATGCTGAGGACAAGCTGACGTATGCAGTGTCGGAGGGCAAAGCATACTGCGTGGACTATGCGATTACGGAGTTGGAGAGAAAGCTGGACTCGAAAAAATTCTTCCGCATCCACCGCAGCACCGTAGTGAACATAGACTGGATCAAAGAAGTTGCACCGCTCCCTGGAGGGGCCTTGAGTGTTCGCTTGAAAGACGTCAAAGACACGATTTTGACCGTTGCACGAGACCGGTCGCGCGAATTCAAAGCGTGGGCAGGGTGTTAG